One Fibrobacter sp. UWB16 DNA window includes the following coding sequences:
- the gap gene encoding type I glyceraldehyde-3-phosphate dehydrogenase encodes MALKLGINGFGRIGRMVFRAAVENFANDIQVVGINDLLDADYLAYMLKYDSVHGAFNHDIKVEGNFLIVDGNKIQIFAEKDPTNITWGALDVDVVVESTGFFLTEELASAHLKAGAKKVIMSAPSKDATPMFVYGVNHKTYAGQKIISNASCTTNCLAPISKVLDEKFGIVRGLMTTVHAATATQKTVDGPSKKDWRGGRGILENIIPSSTGAAKAVGKVLPQLNGKLTGMSMRVPTSDVSVVDLTVELKKACTYEEICAAMKEASEGELKGILGYTDEAVVSTDFRNCPKTSIFDAKAGIQLDPTFVKVVSWYDNEWGYSNKVCEMARVIAK; translated from the coding sequence ATGGCTCTCAAACTCGGTATTAATGGTTTCGGTCGTATCGGCCGTATGGTGTTCCGCGCTGCTGTGGAAAACTTCGCAAATGACATCCAGGTTGTCGGTATCAACGACCTCCTCGACGCTGACTACCTCGCATACATGCTGAAGTACGACTCCGTCCACGGTGCTTTCAACCACGACATCAAGGTCGAAGGCAACTTCCTCATCGTCGACGGCAACAAGATCCAGATCTTCGCTGAAAAGGATCCGACCAACATCACTTGGGGCGCTCTTGACGTAGACGTCGTTGTTGAATCCACTGGCTTCTTCCTCACCGAAGAACTCGCTTCTGCTCACCTCAAGGCTGGTGCCAAGAAGGTCATCATGTCTGCTCCGTCCAAGGATGCAACTCCGATGTTCGTCTATGGTGTTAACCACAAGACCTACGCTGGTCAGAAGATCATCTCCAACGCTTCCTGCACCACCAACTGCCTCGCTCCGATCTCCAAGGTTCTCGACGAAAAGTTCGGCATCGTCCGTGGCCTCATGACCACCGTTCACGCTGCAACTGCTACTCAGAAGACCGTTGACGGCCCGTCCAAGAAGGACTGGCGCGGTGGCCGTGGCATCCTCGAAAACATCATCCCGTCTTCTACGGGTGCTGCAAAGGCCGTGGGTAAGGTTCTCCCGCAGCTCAATGGCAAGCTCACTGGTATGTCTATGCGCGTTCCGACTTCTGACGTGTCCGTTGTTGACCTCACTGTCGAACTCAAGAAGGCTTGCACTTACGAAGAAATCTGCGCTGCTATGAAGGAAGCTTCTGAAGGCGAACTCAAGGGCATCCTCGGTTACACCGACGAAGCTGTTGTTTCTACCGACTTCCGTAACTGCCCGAAGACCTCCATCTTCGACGCTAAGGCCGGTATCCAGCTTGACCCGACCTTCGTTAAGGTTGTTTCCTGGTACGATAACGAATGGGGCTACAGCAACAAGGTTTGCGAAATGGCCCGCGTGATCGCCAAGTAA
- a CDS encoding fibrobacter succinogenes major paralogous domain-containing protein, translating to MKNVFWILTSLVLFVACGDDRSSSPKISELPSEVADMDELKKFECGDDFIGEKVYVKDLKADYECDGDHWFETINTGKSSSSSKKNGDAGTESGMTSSSAKSSSSAKSSSSVTSSSSSCSEAVKFSSSADASSSSDAQSSFGKNLQVPACRSSDEDDNCEYGLLTDDRDGKTYKTVKIGEQEWMAENLKYEAEDSFCYEDKKDRCKSGGVLYTWKSASIACPSGWHLPTMAEFETLIASVDGGSKESNRASKNLLDGETDDYGFSATGSGFRWVDGTYGLFSGSAFFWTSTENDENNSFCLKLDEPNSINGKAYLFITDKGMGRYVRCLKGKSTKLDAATESAYSGSYGSLTDERDGQTYKTVKIGSQTWMAENLNLETKNSICYGGSSENCEKYGRLYDWSIAMDIDGIWGENIRSCIDLSIELSDCSPIYPVRGVCPEGWHLPSYAEFETLIEVTGSRTTAGRMLKSTTDWFGNGNGTDAYGFRALPAGYGGSSADSLNNQGFSANFWSSTLKKYFKYAHHLYITFSDDDVGLNTIEMNRKLSVRCIKNDE from the coding sequence ATGAAAAATGTATTTTGGATTCTCACTTCTCTTGTCTTGTTCGTCGCTTGTGGCGATGATCGTTCGTCTTCACCTAAAATTTCCGAGCTGCCTAGCGAAGTGGCCGATATGGACGAACTTAAAAAGTTCGAATGCGGCGATGACTTCATCGGCGAAAAGGTCTATGTGAAAGACCTCAAAGCGGACTACGAATGCGATGGCGACCATTGGTTTGAAACCATCAATACGGGCAAGTCAAGTAGTTCATCCAAGAAAAACGGCGATGCCGGAACGGAGTCTGGCATGACATCTAGCAGCGCGAAGTCCAGCAGTTCCGCGAAGTCCTCGTCCAGCGTCACATCATCATCGTCATCCTGTAGCGAAGCTGTAAAATTTAGCAGTTCTGCCGATGCTTCCAGCTCATCTGACGCTCAGTCAAGTTTCGGCAAAAATTTGCAAGTGCCTGCTTGCAGATCTAGCGACGAAGACGACAACTGTGAATACGGTTTGCTTACCGACGACCGTGACGGCAAAACATACAAAACCGTAAAAATCGGTGAACAGGAATGGATGGCCGAGAACCTCAAATACGAGGCTGAAGATAGTTTCTGTTACGAAGACAAAAAGGATAGATGCAAATCTGGTGGGGTGCTCTACACTTGGAAATCCGCATCGATTGCCTGCCCCTCCGGTTGGCATCTCCCGACAATGGCTGAGTTCGAAACGCTGATTGCGTCCGTAGACGGCGGGTCCAAAGAATCGAACCGCGCTAGCAAAAATCTCTTGGACGGCGAAACTGACGACTATGGATTTTCGGCTACGGGCAGCGGATTTAGGTGGGTCGATGGAACATACGGCTTATTTAGCGGTTCTGCGTTTTTTTGGACTTCTACGGAAAATGACGAAAATAATTCTTTCTGCCTAAAATTGGACGAGCCAAACAGCATAAATGGTAAGGCGTATCTTTTTATAACCGATAAGGGGATGGGACGTTATGTTCGCTGCCTCAAGGGAAAATCGACCAAGTTGGACGCGGCAACCGAGTCTGCTTATTCTGGTTCTTATGGCTCCCTTACCGACGAGCGTGATGGTCAGACTTACAAAACCGTGAAAATCGGAAGCCAAACCTGGATGGCTGAAAACCTCAATCTGGAAACAAAAAATAGCATTTGCTACGGTGGTTCCTCCGAAAACTGCGAAAAATACGGACGCTTATACGATTGGAGCATCGCAATGGACATCGATGGCATTTGGGGCGAAAACATCAGGTCTTGTATTGATTTAAGTATTGAATTAAGCGACTGCTCACCGATATACCCGGTGCGCGGAGTATGCCCTGAAGGCTGGCATCTACCTTCCTATGCAGAGTTCGAAACTCTTATCGAGGTTACCGGTTCAAGAACAACCGCAGGTCGAATGCTAAAATCTACAACTGACTGGTTTGGCAATGGTAACGGCACGGATGCATACGGCTTCAGAGCCCTTCCGGCGGGCTACGGCGGATCCTCCGCCGATTCCCTCAACAACCAAGGCTTCAGCGCTAATTTTTGGAGTTCTACATTAAAGAAATATTTTAAATACGCTCATCATTTATACATCACATTTTCCGATGACGATGTTGGGTTGAACACTATCGAAATGAACAGAAAGCTCTCCGTCCGCTGTATAAAGAATGACGAATAG
- a CDS encoding transglutaminase domain-containing protein — protein sequence MRYSFVKKENLLARLTVAFGLFFLISCAGNTPDVNTSPATEVSGSAEDNSYNEESSDIDYSSEETVTPRATGGTIETSGYTFTAPDNGWTIIGGEDNAPYEFYNPKTGRRAVLVEVTLPEGEPLRLMDRAQIEMQSFESSGKKATLAETYPEEAFGTTGAFFDVAGKRYDTPYEAVGLVIGAGNRTFTLTLAATDTQLPAGALKQEWKDFFATFKLKDVVKEEVSELSAERIMQHASADLGYSWSTSDTLWHNWTGVARQNEDPDLVLSNKKEDISLFVYGAIVPGDEVGQQDMFKVLLSRLGLSMNEASFEVQRVKVGDRYAQEFTLTHVVNKFDFYYTGRYFYDNGRGILIATWTQGINKKKYASVMKNAISGLKVGEKPKMASDAEAQKKQNKFNAAVMSQVGILRLLEDQPFVALSYFERANKMDPEEPLYLINCGFVYQMKELYGPGISYFTSQMDLVRKNGKLLSILGEMYEALFDYGHARECAEAALRYTPNNPEYVINLSDALWGLGQRHQSLIVVQRLFDTQPSSRLGVYLAKTYMGLDQYAEAVDILYGIRGRFGMSKELGETLMDALMFLGRYEEARAISDETLAKAKNDYKVWTMHGKILFYSRNYRDAEKALTKALALKPDNEDAKSFLSATKAYLGKADNRTLQKPITPVEERVADLKTLLRPQAKKTATEGDFPAVIHYQKESLKAEKNANWVRSEEMLLEVLDQRGAAIYREFTFDFLPGYDRIFLNALEVYDSNWKLKQKATLNGAYITYATEIGGGNESQTAHFPLSELAPGDFIYMQFSRTNLENKGMIPYTNYESSRDVPVGESVFRIYADTTRFVTEEYGPLEKTAIKGGIEWKIENPVIVRKELYMPVYRDFGAGLMLTGKQEWRDVGDDYQNLISHQFKKAVKVREQAFEVRGNKIGDEAVKAIINFVRQDIRYRDVRFGGHSLIPQTAEVTLKEHRGDCKDMALLLKDMLEAIGVKSYLTAIHLTEEGFSHLPTIQQFNHMILYIPKQGKISERWVDATDKTGNDRPVPLDMEGKVALVIDGDQSHVVTTPILEDNQEHQIAIQHDLFIGANGECEFRDSVQLQGKFASAIRNKFFGRDVKDQEKLLEQFLAAGVPDVSIGNIRIQNLDQFNKPLIIVNTYLSKGYFGQGGSELKGRFPNVWERSLFKLPKVAKRHHPIRMPHETQFSFKLNIKTASGHSVSLTEAKPLNRAPDYVSFEKQPKSKTSSGIKWTTFALYADPSEYDKIREEWNYLLSETSPMITVK from the coding sequence ATGCGTTATTCGTTTGTAAAAAAAGAGAATTTGCTTGCCCGCCTGACAGTGGCATTCGGGCTTTTTTTCCTGATTTCTTGCGCGGGTAACACCCCCGATGTAAACACCTCCCCCGCAACGGAAGTTTCGGGTTCCGCAGAAGATAATTCGTACAACGAGGAATCCTCCGACATCGATTACTCTTCCGAAGAAACGGTTACGCCCAGGGCCACCGGCGGCACCATCGAAACGAGCGGTTATACGTTTACCGCGCCAGACAACGGATGGACAATCATCGGTGGCGAAGACAACGCCCCCTACGAATTTTATAATCCGAAGACTGGACGCCGCGCCGTCCTCGTGGAAGTCACCCTCCCCGAAGGTGAACCGCTCCGCCTCATGGACCGCGCTCAAATCGAAATGCAGTCGTTCGAATCGAGCGGCAAGAAGGCAACACTCGCCGAAACTTACCCGGAAGAAGCTTTTGGCACCACCGGTGCATTCTTTGATGTGGCCGGCAAACGCTACGACACGCCCTACGAAGCCGTCGGTCTCGTGATTGGCGCCGGAAACCGCACCTTCACGCTCACGCTTGCCGCAACGGACACGCAGCTCCCCGCAGGCGCCCTCAAGCAAGAATGGAAAGACTTCTTTGCAACGTTCAAGCTGAAAGACGTCGTGAAAGAAGAAGTCTCGGAACTTTCTGCCGAACGCATCATGCAGCACGCCAGCGCAGACCTCGGCTATTCCTGGAGCACAAGCGATACGCTTTGGCACAACTGGACGGGTGTCGCCCGCCAGAACGAAGACCCGGACTTGGTGCTCAGCAACAAGAAAGAAGACATTTCGCTTTTTGTGTACGGAGCAATTGTCCCGGGCGACGAAGTCGGGCAACAAGATATGTTCAAGGTGCTCTTAAGCCGTCTTGGACTTTCCATGAACGAGGCTAGCTTTGAAGTCCAGCGAGTCAAGGTCGGCGACCGCTACGCCCAGGAATTCACGCTCACCCACGTCGTCAATAAATTTGACTTCTATTATACAGGTAGATATTTCTACGACAATGGACGCGGCATCTTGATCGCCACCTGGACGCAGGGCATCAACAAGAAGAAATACGCATCCGTCATGAAGAACGCGATTAGCGGCCTCAAGGTCGGCGAAAAGCCCAAAATGGCAAGCGATGCAGAAGCCCAAAAGAAGCAGAACAAGTTCAACGCAGCTGTCATGAGCCAGGTCGGCATCCTCCGTTTGCTCGAAGACCAGCCGTTTGTCGCCCTCAGCTACTTTGAACGCGCCAACAAGATGGACCCGGAAGAACCACTATATTTAATTAACTGTGGTTTTGTGTACCAGATGAAGGAACTTTACGGTCCAGGCATCAGCTATTTCACAAGCCAGATGGATCTTGTTCGCAAGAACGGCAAATTGCTCTCCATTCTCGGCGAAATGTACGAAGCTTTGTTCGACTACGGTCACGCCCGCGAATGCGCCGAAGCGGCCCTCCGCTACACCCCAAACAATCCGGAATACGTCATCAACTTGAGCGATGCCCTCTGGGGCTTGGGACAGCGCCACCAGTCCCTCATTGTGGTGCAGAGACTTTTCGATACGCAGCCGAGTTCCCGCCTTGGCGTTTACCTCGCAAAGACATACATGGGACTTGACCAGTACGCCGAAGCCGTCGATATCTTGTACGGCATTCGCGGTCGCTTTGGCATGAGCAAGGAACTTGGCGAAACGCTCATGGATGCCCTCATGTTCCTCGGACGCTACGAAGAAGCCCGCGCTATCAGCGACGAAACGCTCGCCAAGGCCAAGAATGATTATAAAGTATGGACGATGCACGGCAAGATTTTGTTCTACAGCCGCAATTACCGCGATGCCGAAAAGGCACTTACCAAGGCCCTCGCCCTCAAGCCGGATAACGAAGATGCCAAGAGTTTCCTCTCCGCCACGAAGGCTTACCTCGGCAAGGCAGACAACCGCACGCTCCAAAAGCCAATTACGCCCGTTGAAGAACGTGTCGCAGACTTGAAGACTCTCCTCCGCCCGCAAGCCAAGAAGACAGCCACGGAAGGTGACTTCCCTGCCGTAATCCATTACCAGAAGGAATCTCTCAAGGCAGAAAAGAACGCCAACTGGGTCCGTAGCGAAGAAATGCTCCTCGAAGTTCTGGACCAGCGCGGTGCCGCCATTTATCGCGAATTCACGTTCGACTTCTTGCCGGGCTACGACCGCATTTTCTTGAACGCGCTCGAAGTTTACGACAGCAACTGGAAACTCAAGCAGAAGGCAACACTCAACGGAGCCTATATTACATACGCGACTGAAATTGGCGGTGGTAACGAAAGCCAGACCGCCCACTTCCCGCTTTCGGAACTTGCTCCAGGTGACTTTATCTACATGCAGTTCAGCCGCACGAATCTTGAAAACAAGGGCATGATTCCGTACACGAACTACGAAAGCAGCCGCGATGTGCCGGTCGGAGAATCCGTGTTCCGCATTTACGCTGACACGACTCGCTTCGTCACCGAAGAATACGGTCCGCTCGAAAAGACCGCCATCAAGGGCGGCATTGAATGGAAGATTGAAAACCCGGTCATTGTCCGCAAGGAACTTTATATGCCGGTGTACCGCGACTTCGGCGCAGGCCTCATGCTCACAGGTAAGCAGGAATGGCGCGACGTTGGTGACGATTACCAGAACCTCATCAGCCACCAGTTCAAGAAGGCCGTTAAGGTTCGCGAACAAGCTTTTGAAGTACGCGGCAACAAGATTGGCGATGAAGCCGTCAAGGCCATTATCAACTTTGTCCGTCAAGACATCCGCTACCGCGATGTGCGATTCGGCGGCCACAGCCTGATTCCGCAGACCGCAGAAGTGACTCTCAAGGAACACCGCGGCGACTGCAAGGACATGGCACTTTTGCTCAAGGACATGCTCGAAGCGATTGGCGTGAAGAGCTACCTCACGGCCATCCACCTCACAGAAGAAGGTTTCTCGCACTTGCCGACCATCCAGCAGTTCAACCACATGATCCTCTACATCCCGAAGCAAGGGAAGATTAGCGAACGCTGGGTTGATGCGACCGACAAGACGGGCAACGATCGCCCGGTTCCGCTCGACATGGAAGGCAAAGTTGCCCTCGTAATTGACGGCGACCAGAGCCACGTGGTGACAACGCCGATTCTCGAAGACAATCAGGAACACCAGATTGCTATTCAGCACGACTTGTTCATCGGCGCTAACGGCGAATGCGAATTCCGCGATTCCGTGCAGCTTCAGGGCAAGTTCGCCAGTGCCATCCGTAACAAGTTCTTTGGCCGCGACGTCAAGGATCAGGAAAAGCTCTTGGAACAGTTCCTCGCCGCAGGCGTGCCGGACGTGAGCATCGGCAACATCCGCATCCAGAATCTCGACCAGTTCAACAAGCCACTCATCATCGTGAACACGTATCTTTCCAAGGGTTACTTTGGTCAGGGCGGTTCCGAACTCAAGGGACGTTTCCCGAACGTCTGGGAACGTAGCCTCTTCAAGCTCCCGAAGGTTGCAAAGCGCCACCACCCCATCCGCATGCCGCACGAAACGCAGTTCAGCTTCAAGCTCAACATCAAGACGGCTAGTGGGCACTCGGTATCGCTCACCGAAGCAAAGCCGCTTAACCGCGCCCCGGATTACGTGAGCTTCGAAAAGCAGCCGAAGTCCAAGACTTCTAGCGGCATCAAGTGGACCACGTTTGCTCTCTACGCCGATCCAAGCGAATACGACAAGATTCGCGAAGAATGGAACTACCTCTTGAGCGAAACGAGCCCGATGATTACGGTGAAATAG
- the yfcE gene encoding phosphodiesterase, whose translation MRALILSDIHGSALAARQALSFFEKFNCDKIFLLGDTLYHGPRNPLPAGHGPMQVVEALAPYKDRIVAVRGNCDADVDLMMLDFPIENEYKVVEDCGFHLFMSHGHIFMPECFPRDALNAIESTGAAQSTAQSQADAPQKPQIDVYLYGHTHIWKLEKNFRNVLLVNPGSTSLPKGGNPPTFGLYESTPAKDGEPAHAKFSIHTLEDGKEIKAVSI comes from the coding sequence ATGCGCGCATTAATTCTTTCCGATATTCATGGTTCAGCCTTGGCAGCAAGGCAGGCACTCTCGTTCTTTGAAAAGTTCAACTGCGACAAGATTTTCTTGTTGGGCGATACGCTCTATCACGGTCCGCGAAACCCGCTCCCGGCAGGGCATGGTCCCATGCAAGTCGTCGAAGCGCTTGCGCCGTACAAAGACAGAATTGTCGCCGTTCGCGGCAACTGCGATGCCGATGTCGATTTGATGATGCTCGACTTCCCTATCGAAAACGAATACAAGGTCGTTGAAGATTGCGGTTTCCACTTGTTCATGAGCCATGGGCACATCTTTATGCCGGAATGTTTCCCGAGAGATGCGCTAAACGCCATCGAATCTACGGGAGCGGCGCAATCCACGGCGCAGTCTCAAGCCGATGCTCCGCAAAAGCCGCAAATTGATGTGTATCTGTACGGCCACACGCACATCTGGAAGCTCGAAAAGAACTTCCGCAATGTGCTTCTCGTGAATCCCGGCTCGACGAGCCTCCCGAAAGGCGGGAACCCGCCGACATTCGGGCTGTACGAAAGTACGCCCGCCAAAGATGGCGAGCCAGCCCACGCCAAGTTCAGCATCCACACGCTGGAAGATGGCAAGGAAATTAAGGCAGTGAGCATATAG
- a CDS encoding nucleoside recognition domain-containing protein, producing MVLNVIWLVFFFGAFIACIVQWLAFGDTGIFNKAILGAFDMSKTAFEIALGLTGILSLWLGILKIGEKAGAVQILAKIVQPLFSRLFPEIPKGHPVVGTMLMNISANMLGLDNAATPMGLKAMKQLQDLNPNDDKTVASDSQIMFLVLNASGLTLIPVSIMTYRAQLGAANPSDVFLPLLLSTFFSTIAGIFALSFFQKIKLKDPVTVMWLGGISACVIAVMFYFSHLTAEALGTTSLFISGLVLFGVIVAFLGLACYKKVQAYEAFVEGAKEGFNTAVMIIPNLVAILVGVAVFRASGAMDLVMNGISALLGLIGVGNDVVPALPTALMKPLSGSGARGMMIDAMKNLGPDSFAGRLSCMFQGAADTTFYIIAVYFGSVGVKKTRHAVTCALIADAVGVIAAIIIAYIFFPPIH from the coding sequence ATGGTTTTAAATGTAATTTGGCTCGTGTTTTTCTTCGGTGCATTTATCGCATGCATCGTCCAGTGGCTTGCTTTCGGCGATACCGGCATTTTTAACAAGGCTATTCTCGGCGCTTTCGACATGTCCAAAACGGCATTCGAAATCGCTCTTGGCCTCACGGGCATTTTGAGCTTGTGGCTCGGCATCCTTAAAATTGGGGAAAAAGCAGGCGCCGTCCAGATTTTGGCGAAAATTGTACAGCCGCTCTTCTCGAGACTCTTCCCTGAAATTCCAAAGGGCCATCCGGTCGTGGGCACCATGCTCATGAACATCAGCGCGAACATGCTCGGTCTCGACAATGCGGCAACCCCGATGGGCCTCAAGGCCATGAAACAGCTACAGGACTTAAACCCGAACGACGACAAGACCGTCGCGAGCGATTCGCAAATCATGTTCCTCGTCTTGAACGCGAGCGGACTTACGCTAATTCCTGTCAGCATAATGACTTACCGTGCACAGCTCGGCGCCGCAAACCCGAGTGACGTGTTCCTCCCGCTCCTGCTCTCGACATTCTTCAGCACTATCGCAGGCATTTTCGCACTCAGCTTTTTCCAGAAAATCAAGCTCAAAGACCCAGTAACCGTGATGTGGCTTGGCGGCATTAGCGCCTGCGTTATCGCCGTGATGTTCTACTTTAGCCATCTCACCGCCGAAGCTCTCGGCACTACGAGCCTTTTCATTAGCGGTCTTGTGCTATTCGGAGTCATCGTTGCATTTCTCGGCCTCGCCTGCTACAAGAAAGTCCAGGCATACGAAGCATTCGTCGAAGGCGCCAAGGAAGGGTTCAACACCGCCGTGATGATCATCCCGAATCTTGTCGCGATTCTCGTGGGTGTCGCCGTGTTCCGCGCAAGCGGTGCAATGGACCTCGTGATGAACGGCATCTCGGCATTGCTCGGTCTTATCGGTGTCGGTAACGACGTTGTCCCCGCCCTCCCCACCGCCCTCATGAAGCCCCTTAGCGGTAGCGGTGCTCGCGGCATGATGATCGACGCCATGAAGAACCTTGGCCCGGACAGTTTTGCAGGTCGCCTCAGTTGCATGTTCCAGGGAGCAGCCGACACGACATTCTACATCATCGCCGTGTATTTCGGTTCCGTTGGCGTTAAAAAGACACGCCACGCCGTCACCTGCGCCCTCATTGCAGATGCAGTCGGAGTCATCGCCGCCATCATCATCGCCTACATATTCTTCCCACCGATTCACTAG
- a CDS encoding bifunctional diguanylate cyclase/phosphodiesterase gives MDYVIFSSVYKDFRDAILDNIPDMAAMSKRISAAIPPICNILNIGFIKLKLIAPSSIIARNGLNEERIIYEDQSGYESMPLIQTYRTGENGMATIEIRAKKGRKFTNPELQAVKLICDDMFIILGRSRLMSAVHYASQTDTMTGTPNTAKLVHHSIELKAKNKLHNFAGLFINLKNYKYINQSKSPAVGDMGITTFTHVVMAMCRDDEMIARLGGDNFFVLVKKENRDMFVKALSSMNVNVPVPQGPSIPLTIQSRIGVYDIQPQDSMNEIMHCSSVALNEARRHPGNDVVYFTQKMLEDAYHEKEISSLFREALNRKEFIVYYQPKVSVKDQKLCGCEALVRWNRNGEIIPPGEFLPILEKETSICKLDFYVFRKVCEDIRSWLNAGIEPVRVSSNFSRHHLSNPHLTEDILNIMKEFRIDSKFIEIELTETSNFEDKVAMQKFVNGLRQHGISVSIDDFGTGYSTFAAIKDLNVNVIKLDKSLLDHIGDETHHDEVVIKNMVNMINELNLEVVAEGVENTKQLDFLQNAKCSIIQGFIFDKPLTREDFEKRLSNKAAYQNQPLEDTH, from the coding sequence ATGGACTACGTCATTTTCAGTAGTGTTTATAAAGATTTTAGGGATGCGATTTTAGATAATATTCCTGATATGGCAGCGATGAGCAAACGAATCAGCGCGGCCATTCCTCCTATATGTAATATTTTAAACATAGGCTTTATCAAACTTAAACTCATTGCCCCAAGCTCCATCATTGCACGAAACGGTTTAAACGAAGAAAGAATTATTTACGAAGACCAAAGCGGGTACGAATCCATGCCCCTCATCCAGACCTACAGAACGGGTGAAAACGGCATGGCCACTATCGAAATACGAGCCAAGAAGGGCCGTAAGTTTACAAATCCCGAACTCCAGGCCGTAAAGCTCATTTGCGATGACATGTTCATCATTCTTGGCCGTTCACGCCTCATGAGCGCCGTCCACTATGCAAGCCAAACTGATACGATGACGGGTACCCCGAATACAGCTAAGCTCGTCCACCACAGTATCGAACTCAAGGCTAAGAACAAGCTACACAATTTCGCCGGTCTATTCATCAACCTTAAAAACTACAAGTACATCAACCAGTCCAAGTCCCCTGCTGTGGGCGACATGGGCATTACCACCTTTACACATGTAGTCATGGCGATGTGCCGCGATGACGAAATGATCGCAAGACTCGGTGGCGACAACTTCTTTGTACTTGTGAAAAAAGAAAACAGGGACATGTTCGTCAAGGCATTGTCTTCAATGAACGTAAATGTTCCCGTTCCACAAGGGCCGTCCATTCCGCTGACCATCCAGAGCCGCATCGGTGTTTACGATATCCAGCCCCAGGACTCCATGAACGAAATCATGCACTGCAGTTCTGTCGCGCTGAACGAAGCTAGACGCCACCCCGGAAACGATGTCGTTTACTTCACCCAAAAGATGCTCGAGGATGCCTACCACGAAAAAGAGATTTCTTCGCTTTTCCGCGAAGCGCTGAACCGCAAAGAGTTCATTGTCTATTACCAGCCCAAAGTATCCGTCAAAGACCAAAAGCTTTGCGGCTGTGAAGCTCTTGTGCGCTGGAACCGCAATGGCGAGATTATTCCTCCTGGCGAATTTTTGCCCATTCTCGAAAAAGAAACTTCGATCTGCAAGCTCGACTTCTACGTTTTCCGCAAGGTTTGCGAAGACATCCGTTCCTGGTTAAATGCAGGCATTGAACCGGTCCGCGTTTCGTCCAATTTCTCTAGACACCATTTGAGCAACCCGCACCTGACGGAAGATATCCTCAACATCATGAAGGAGTTCAGGATAGACAGCAAGTTCATTGAAATTGAGCTTACCGAAACATCGAACTTTGAAGACAAAGTTGCCATGCAGAAGTTCGTGAACGGGCTGCGCCAGCACGGCATTTCTGTTTCTATTGACGACTTTGGTACAGGCTACTCCACATTTGCCGCCATCAAGGACTTGAACGTCAATGTCATCAAGCTTGACAAGTCGCTCCTTGACCATATCGGCGACGAAACGCACCACGACGAAGTTGTCATCAAGAACATGGTCAACATGATCAACGAACTCAATCTTGAAGTCGTTGCCGAAGGCGTCGAAAATACCAAGCAATTGGACTTTTTGCAGAACGCCAAATGCTCCATCATCCAGGGATTCATTTTCGATAAGCCCCTGACTAGAGAAGACTTTGAAAAGAGGCTTTCAAACAAAGCCGCTTATCAGAATCAACCTCTAGAAGACACTCACTAA
- a CDS encoding manganese efflux pump MntP family protein translates to MTLIEIIVIAIVEAMDCFAVSVSTGLAKSSIRYSRAFLQALSFGVFQGGMTLLGYFLGSFAERWFNAVGTPIACAILSILGIRMIWGAVRGDAGEEEGEQIAAKNLSITNILLLSIATSIDAFAVGISFAFVNVNMYLATSAIAFASFAMGVIGFEIGRHTAKRFQTKIPEFIAGIILIAIGVKMFV, encoded by the coding sequence ATGACTCTCATCGAAATCATTGTCATCGCCATTGTAGAAGCCATGGACTGTTTTGCGGTTTCCGTTTCTACGGGACTAGCCAAGTCAAGCATCCGTTACAGCAGGGCATTTTTACAAGCCCTAAGTTTTGGCGTTTTTCAGGGAGGCATGACGCTTCTCGGGTATTTCTTGGGCAGTTTTGCCGAGCGTTGGTTCAATGCGGTGGGCACTCCGATTGCCTGTGCGATTCTTAGCATTTTGGGAATCCGCATGATTTGGGGTGCAGTTCGAGGAGACGCCGGCGAAGAAGAAGGTGAGCAAATCGCAGCAAAGAACTTATCCATAACCAATATTCTGCTATTGTCGATTGCGACAAGCATCGATGCCTTTGCGGTCGGAATTTCTTTTGCATTCGTAAATGTGAACATGTATTTAGCAACCTCGGCCATTGCTTTTGCAAGCTTTGCTATGGGCGTCATCGGTTTTGAGATTGGACGCCATACGGCAAAGCGTTTCCAGACCAAGATTCCGGAATTTATCGCCGGGATTATCTTGATTGCCATTGGCGTGAAGATGTTTGTGTAG